Part of the Halostella litorea genome is shown below.
GTAGCTCACGGAATGTGAAACGGCCGTTTGAGCTATCGGGGGACGCCGGGTCCCGTCGCCGCTACGCCGGCGCGGTGCGTCCGAGCGCTGCCCCAGGTCGCTCCCGGAGTCCGTCCCGCTCCGCCAGCCGCGTCGACCCCTCGGCGTTCTGGACGGAGACGAACTGCACCTGCACGGCGACGTCGTTCCCGGTCCGGTTCTCCACCCGTTCCCTGATCCGGTCGGCGAGCCCCGGCTGTTGCTCGTCGACCGGCCGGCCGACAGTGACGGTCACCCGCTCGGCCTGCGTGCCGACCGGGCCGCCGGACCGCTCGATCGTCACGTCGATCAGCGTGGCGTTCCCGTAGGGCTCCTCGGAGAGGACGGCGTTTACCTCGTCGCGGATCACCCGGTCGCTGGTCGCCGTCTGGAACGAGGTGACCGTCACCCCGGCGAGAAAGCCCGAGAGGACGACCAGCGCGAGGACGAGCGTCCCGAGCCGCCGGAGCGTCTTCGACCGGGCCTCGTCGGCCTCGAACCACTGCTCCGGCCGGTAGCCCATGTACCGGAGCACCGCCAGCGCGGCGAGGTTGATCGAAAACAGGTTCACCAGCACCAGCACGCCCGCGCCGAGCACGATGTCGGGCAGCCCCCACGCGACGCCGATCCCGACCGCCGCGACCGGCGGGATGAGCGCCGCGGCGATCATCACGCCCACGAGCGCCGCCGAGACGCCCCCCGAGAGGCTAATCGCGCCGGCGATCCCGCCGCCGAGCGCCACGGCCAGCGAGAGGAAGTCCGGCGAGAGCCGGCCCTGTACCTGCCCGAGTCCGAGCACGTCCAGCCCGGGCGGCACGAGATACAGCGACTTCACCAGCACGGCGAAGACCGTCGCCGAGATGACGGCGACGCTGAAGCCGACGACCTGGTACTTGACCCCCTGCCGGAACAGATCCTCGTCGTTGACGACGGTGCCGACGCTCGTCGCCATCGCCGGGCCGAGCACGGGCGCGATCACCATCGACCCGACGACGACCGCCGGCGAGTCGACGAGCAGTCCGGCCGTCGCGACGACGGCGCTCACGACCGCCAGCGTCAGGTACGTCCGGAGGTCCGGCATCAGGTCGGACGCCTCCGTCCGGATCTCCTCGCGGGCGATGCGCTGGTCCGACTGCTCCTCGTCGGCGTAGCGCTCCTGTAGCTTCTCGAACCGGTTCGAGACGACCGTCCGGGCGTCGATGATGATCGTGTAGCTGTCGTCGTCGATCCCGATCTCCCGGAGGCGGTCCAGCACCGGTTCGACGGCGTTGCGCGGCAGGGGGAACGTGACGACCGCGGTGTACTCGCGGCTGCTCGTCTCGTCCGTGACGGCGTAGTCGATCCCCTCGTCGTCCAGTTCGCGCAGGACGGCTTCGCGCTTGCCCGCCGGGATCATGACCTCTACGAGGCGCACGGGCGGCGGTTCGTGCCCGCGGGGGAATAAACCCCCGTGCCTACGCCTCGGCTGCGCGGCCCCCGGCCGGGACGCCGCCCCGCACCCCGAGACGGCACCCTTAACCCCGGGCGAGCGCTACCGGCGACCATGTTCGAGGAGCGCCCCGACCGCGACGCCGAGGTCGCCTTCGTCGGCCGGTCGAACGTCGGGAAGTCGACGCTGATGCGGGAGATCACGGGCCACACGTTCGACACCGGCCGCAAGCCCGGCGTCACGCGCTCGCCGAACCACTACGACTGGGCCCCCGAGGACTTCGTGCTCACCGACCTCCCCGGCTTCGGCTTCATGTCCGGCGTCTCCGAGGAACAGCGCGAGGCGACGAAGGACGGCATCGTCCGCTACCTGGAGGACCGCGCGGACAACGTCCTCGTCGCCGTGCTCGTGCTGGACGGCAAGAGCGCCGTCGACATCATCGACCGCCACTCCGGCGAGGACGAGGTGCCGTACGTCATCGACATGTACGGCTTCCTGCAGGACCTGGGCATCCCGACGGTCATCGCCGTCAACAAGATGGACAAGGTCGACGACCGCGACGAGCGCCTCGACGCCATCTGTGACCGGTTCGGCCTCTACCCGCCGTGGCAGCAGTGGCAGGAGTCGGTCGCCCCCATCTCCGCGAAGAAGGGCGACATCGACGCGCTGAACGAGGCGATACGCCACCACCTCCACGAGGCCGAACGGGACGACCTGTTCAAGTTCTTCTAGGCGACCTTTTTCCCGGTCGGGTGTCCTCACGGACCTTCGGCCCGCTGCGGGCACCCTCCCGGCAAAAATGTCGATCAAAAAGGCCGCGGCCTCGCTCCGCTCGACCGCGGTGAACCGCTCGCTTCGCTCGCGGATGCTGTGACGCTACGGCCTGCCCTTCCCCGAATCGGGACACGCTCCGCGGGCGGAGCGGTCCCGCCCGGCCCCGTCGGGTGGGACAGTTGCGTCGGTTCGTCGCCGGCCGGCCGGCGCGAACCGCCCTTTTTTGGCCCGCCCGCACCATTCGTCCGTATGAACTTCGACTCGTTCGTCCTGGCGGCGGCCACCGCCGACCTGGACGACGAACCCGCCGCCCGGGAGCACGCCGACGCCGTCGAGTTCCGGATGGACCTCGCCGACGACCCGCTGGACCAGCTTGCGGCCTACGACGGCGTGCTGCCGCTCATCGCCACCAACCGCGCGGAGTGGGAGGGCGGCGAGGCGGGCGACGCCGGCCGGCTCGACGACCTCGCCGAAGCCGCCGAGCACGACGCCGTCGAGGCCGTCGACGTGGAGCTGAACGCCATCCGGCACGGCGGCGGGAGCGGCGTCGTCGACCACGCGCGCGAGCACGACGCGGCGGCGATCGCCTCCATGCACGACTTCGACGGCACGCCCGCGGCCGACGAACTGCGGGACATGCTGGCCGACGCCGTCGACAACGCCGACGTCGGCAAACTGGCCGTGACGGCGACCGACCCGGCGGACGTGCTCACCGTGTTGATGCTCACCCGCGAGTTCAGCGCGCGCGGCGAGACCGTCGCAACGATGGCGATGGGCGAACCGGGCCGCCACTCCCGTGCCGTCGCGCCGGTGTACGGCTCGCGGATCGGCTACGCGCCCGTCGACCCCGACGAGGCGACCGCGCCGGGCCAGTACGACCTCGCGACGCTCCGGGACCTGGTCGAGCGTTTGCGTTCGAAACCCGAAGCTTAACGGCCGGGCGCTGTCAAGGTCGCGTCAGTATGTCCCGCTTACGGTCGGCACTCGCGGTCGGCCTCTCCGTTCTGTTCCCCGGTCTCGGCCACGCCTACCTGCGGCAGTGGGTCCGGGCGCTGCTGTGGGCCGCCCTCTCGATCTCCGCGTCGGCACTTCTGATGCCCGAACCGGCGACGTCCGGGACGGTGATAGAGCGCGCCACCGCGACCGTCGAGGCGATGTCCCGGACCGAGACGTTCGTCCTGCTGTCGGTGACGCTGTTTGCGGCCATCGACGCGTTCGTCATCTCCGTCCGGCAGGCCAACTACGACCCCGACGCGGTCCACTGCCCCAACTGCGGGAACGAGATCGACGAGGAACTGGACTTCTGTCACTGGTGTACGAGCCGGATCGGCGAACCGGCCGACGAGGCCGAGGGCCCGGCGACGTAACGTTCGTCCGCTGTCCTCAGTTCCGGCCGTTGCCGCCCGAGTCGGCAACTACCGGGACGGGTGCGGCGGTCCGCCTCACTTCTCGATGATGCTCTCCTCGACGGCCTCGCCGAAGTGGCGCGCGGTGTCCTCGTAGTACACCCGCACGCGGTCGCCCTCCGCCAGTTCGGTGACGGCGGTGCGGCCGTCCTCCGTGGCGACTTTCACCGTCTCGGCGTTCTGGATCAGCGTCTCGAAGCGGTCGCCGTTGTCGGCCTCCAGTTCCACCCGAAACATGGGGCGTTGCTCTATCTTCGCCCGGCCGACGACCGCCTCGCGGGTGTTGCCGTCGGTGTCGACGACCTGCACCTCGTCGCCGCTTCGCAGTTCCGAGAGGTACTTCGTGCCGCCGTCGGGCGTCCGGACGTACGCGTGGACCGCGCCGGCGTTGACCCGGAACGGGCGCGAGGCGACGTACGGCGACTCGGCGGTCTCGGCGTGGACGAACACCAGTCCCCGCGACATCGACCCGACGAGCATCCCCTCGTCGTGGTCCAGCAGGCTCCCCGTGTCGACGCAGACGCGGTCGGCGCTGCCGGCGCGCTCGACCGTCAGCACCGTCGCCGACTCCAGGGAAAGCGTCTCGCGCTCGGCCTCGTCGCGGACCGCGACCGTCTCGCGGATCTCGTCGGGGTCGTCGCTGTCCAGCAGGACGGCGTCGGCCCCGAGTTCGAGCGTCTCGTAGGCGGTCTGGGCCTCCTCGGCGGTCGTGACGCCGGCGATCAGTTCCGTCTCCGAGCCGATCCGGGCGATGAGGTTCTCCAGCGGGATGATCGTCCAGTCCTCGCCGACGACGATGGTGTAGTCGGCCTCGGCGGCCGCCGCCTCGGCGAACGCCTCGTAGTCCTCGTCGAAGATGCGGACGTACGCGCCGTCGGCCCGCTCGTCGTCGCGCCGGAGCGTCGAGAGGTCCGCCGACCCGGAGAAGTCGTTGGGCAGGTCGACCGTTCCGTCTCCCTCGCCCTCCTTGCCGACGACGTAGGCGTCGGCGGTCGCGCCCCCCTCGCTCTCCGGGTCGTCTATCACGTCCACGTCGCCGCCGGTGACGAACGCCGCGACGTTCACGTCGCCCAGTTCGCGGACGCGCTCCACGTCGTGGTCGTCGACCAGCACCCAGTCCACGCCGGACTCCAGCCCGGCCGTGATCCGTCGCCGCCGCGCCTCCCAGTCGCCGACGCTCCCGTCGGCCTTGAGCCACACCGATCGTGTCATGTCCTAACGCTCGAATGGGGCGGCCATGAACGTGGCGGAACCGTCACCGTTAGCCAGCGGGCGCCGTCACGTCCGCAGCGTCCAGACCTGCACGTCGTCGCCGTCCTCGAGGGGCGACCCGTCGAAGCCGCCCGCGACCGACCACTCCGCGAACGGCGAGCGGTGGACCAGCAGTTCCACCTCGCGCTTCGGGAGCAGTTTCAGGCGGCGCGACTCCGAAAACACCCGCTCGCCGTCCGCGTCGTACAGTTCGTCCTCGACGCGGATCTCCTGAGCCACCTCGTCCGAGATCCGGGTGCGCCGCCGGAACTCGTGCGGTTCGCCCCGGAACTCGACCGACTCGGATTGCCACTCGCCGTACTCCGCGCTGATCACGTCGAACCCCGGGACGAAGACGTCGAAGGCGAACTCGCCGCCGGAGGCGAGCGCGTCGTGGGCCCGCCGGAGGAGGGCCTCCTGCTCCGCTATCGTCCGGCAGAACTGGAGCGCGTTGAACGGGCAGTAGACGAGGCCGTACGCGCGGTCGGCCGCGAACGACGCCATGTCGGCCCGCCACACGTCGGGGTCGAGGCCGGCCTCGGTCGCCTTCCCCCGGAGGCGGTCGAGCGCGTCGGCGGAGGCGTCGAGGCCGTCCGCGTCGACGCCCGCCCGGAGCAGTTCCAGGTACACCCGCCCGGTGCCGCAGGCGAGTTCCAGCGCCGGCCCGTCGGCCGCCAGCGCCCGGTCGCGGTAGAACGCCGCGTCGCCGCGCTCGCCTACCAGTCGGTCGTAGAACGCGACCTGCTCGCCGCGGTAGCCGTGGTCGGGGTCGTCCATACGGGCGGATGCAGGACCGCCGAGAAAGCCGTTTCGGGGGCGTGCCACTCAGTACCACGCGCCGCTCTCAGCAGACCTGCCAGCCGCCGTCGACGTGGACCAGTTCGCCGGTCGTGTAGCCTGCCGCGTCGCTGGCGAGGAACAGCGTGGCCCCCGCCACGTCCGTGGGCCGCCCCGCGCGGCCCTGCGGGACGGGCTTGAGGAACTCGCCTTCCTCGGCCTCCTCGGTCCAGCCCTCGGAGATTTCGGTGGCGATCTGCCCGGGCGCGACGCCGTTGACGCGGATGCCCCGGTCGGCCAGTTCCAGCGCCGCGCCGCGGGTGATCATCCGGACCGCGCCCTTCGAGGTGTCGTAGGCGACCTGCCCGTGCTGGGCGAGGTTCGAACTGATCGACGCCGTGTTGACGATCGCGCCGGGGTCGTCGCGCTCCAGCATGTCCTCGGCGGCGGCCTGGCAGCCGACGAACACGCCGCGGACGTTCACGCCGAGCAGGCTGTCCAGCGTGTCGGGGTCGGTTTCGAGGATCGACCCGCCGCCGAAGATGCCCGCGTTGTTCACCATCACGTCCACGCCGCCGAACTCGCGGGCCGCCTCGACGACCGAGCGCATCTCGTCGGGGTCGGACACGTCGGTCTCGACGAACTCCGCGCGCCCGCCGGCGTCCTCGATGGCCTCGTGGGTCGGCAGGTCGGCGTCCACGTCCTTGGGCTCCTCGCGGAGGTCGGCGACGACCACCGTCGCGCCGGCCTCGCCGAACGCCGTCGCGATGGCGCGGCCGATGCCGGAACTGCCGCCGGTGACGATCACGGTCTCGTCCTCGAAGTCGAACGTCGCGTCTCCCATACCCCCGACGTACGGGAAACGCCGAGAAAACAGTAGCGGCTCGACCGGGGTCAGGCCTCGACGGCGAGGCCGGACACTTCGAGCGCCTCGTCGGCGCTCGCGTCGTCGTGGACGACGGCGGCGACGGCCGCCGCGATCGCACCGGGGTCGTCGTGCTGGAAGATGGAGCGACCCATCGAGACGCCCGCGCCGCCCGCGTCCATCACGCCGCGGACCATCGACAGCGTCTCGCGGTCGGTGCCCTTGCTCCCGCCCGCGATGACGACCGGGAGGCGCGTCGCCTCGACGACGCGCTCGAAGCTCGCCGCGTCGCCGCTGTACCCCGTCTTGACGACGTCCGCGCCCAGTTCCTCGGCCAGCCGGACCGCGTGCCCGAGCGACTCGGGGTCCGTCGAGTCGACGCCGGGGCCGCGGGCGTACGCCATCGCGAGGACGGGCATGCCGAGGCGGTCGGCCTCGGCGGTCACCTCGGCGAGCTGGGAGAGCTGGTCGGGCTCGTAGTCGCTGCCGACGTTGATGTGGAAGGAGACGGCGTCCGCGCCGGCCCGGACGGCCTCCTCGACGGTGCCGGTGAGGCGCTTGTCCTGCTCGTCGGGGCCGATCGTCGTCGAGCCGTTGAGGTGGACGACGTAGCCCTGCCCGTTCTTGTTGTCGTGGACGCGGGGGGCGATCCCCTTCTGCGTGAGGACGGCGTCCGCGCCGCCCCGGGTCACCGCGTCGATGGTCGATTCGATGTCGGCGAGCCCCTTCACGGCCCCCATCGTGAGGCCGTGGTCCATCGGGACGATGACGTATCGCCCCCCTGTGCCGATCCGTTCGAGTCGCGCCTCGGTACCGGTTGTCATAGTGTGTGAACCTGTGGCAAGTCGCGGTTATGTGCGTTCCGGTTCGGGCACGCGTTGCGCGTAGCCGGCCGCCGCGCCCTCTGCCAGTTCCCGGGCCTTCGCTTCGAGGTCGGCGGCCACCTCGTCGACGGGGCGGTTCGCCTCGTGGCCCTCGGCGACGATGTCGACCAGCGCCGACCCGACGATGATCCCGTCCGCGCCGCCGGCGACGATGCGCTCGGCGTGTTCGCCGGTCTTGATGCCGAAGCCGACCGCCTTGGGCACGTCCCACTCCGTCAGGCGGGCCAGCGCCTCGTCGGTCTGCCCGCTCACGTCGCCGCGGGCGCCGGTGACGCCCAGCCGCGCCTGCACGTACACGTAGCCCGACACCCGCTCCATGATCCGATCAAGTCGGTCGCCCTCCGTCGTCGGCGCGACGATGAACACCAGGTCGAGGCCGTGGTCGTCGCAGGCCTCGCGGAGCGGGTCGGCCTCCTCGGCCGGGAGGTCCGGCACGACGAACCCCTCGATGCCGGCCTCGGCGGCGCGCTCGACGAACGGGCGGGGACCCTCGCGCCGGTCGTCCCCGGCGGTGTACTGGTAGATCAGGTTGTAGTAGGTCATGCAGACGAGCGGGACGTCCACGTCGAGTTCCTCGACGAACTCGAAGTAGCGGTCCGGCGTCATCCCGGCATCCAGCGCGCGGGTCACCGCGCCCTGGATCGTCGGCCCCTCCGCGACGGGTTCCGAGAACGGGAGGCCGAGTTCGATCACGTCGGCGCCGCCGCGGGCCAGCGCCTCGACGTACGCCTTCGAGGACTCGTAGTCGGGGTCGCCGACGGCGAGGTACGGGATGAAGGCGGGGCCGTCCGCGAACGCCTCGTCGATGCGGCTCACAGGCCACCCCCCGCGAACGCGTCCATGTCGGGCGCGGCGTCGAGGTCGCGCTCGGCGCTCTCCTCGATGACGCTCTCCAAGTCCTTGTCGCCGCGGCCGGAGACGTTGATCACGGTCACGTCGCCCAGTTCGTCGGGGTGTTCGTGGGCGAACGCGAAGGCGTGGGCCGTCTCCAGCGCGGGGATGATCCCCTCCTCCTGGGAGAGCCGGTGGAACGCCTCCAGCGCGGCGTCGTCGTCGACGGTGGCCGGCGTCACGCGCCCCTCGTCGACGAGGTGGGCCAGTTCCGGCCCGACGCCGGCGTAGTCCAGCCCCGACGAGACGCTGTGGGACTCCATCACCTGCCCGTCGGAGTCCTGGAGGAGCTTCGTCCGCGCGCCGTGGAGCACGCCCTCGTCGCCGGTCGACAGCGACGCGGAGTTGGGCGCGACGCCCGCTTCCTCGTCCACGTCGAGCGAGCTACCGCCCGCCTCGACGGCGTACAGGTCGACGTCCGCGTCGCCGACGAACTCGTGGAACACGCCCATCGTGTTCGACCCGCCGCCCGCGCAGGCGACGACGCTGTCGGGCAGCCGGCCCGCCCGCTCGCGGACCTGCTCGCGGGCCTCCTCGCTTATCACCGACTGGAAGTCCCGGACCATCCGCGGGAACGGGTGCGGGCCGACGATGGAGCCGATGACGTAGTGGGTGTCCTCGACGTTCGTCGCCCAGTCGCGCATCGTCTCGTTGATGGCCTCCTTCAGCGTACCGCGGCCGGCCGTGACGGGGGTGACCTCGGTCCCGTTGAGTCGCATCCGGAACACGTTGGGCCGCTGGCGGTTGATGTCGCGCTCGCCCATGTACACCTCGCAGGGCATCCCGAGGTGGGCCGCGGCCATCGCCGTCGCGGTGCCGTGCTGGCCCGCGCCCGTCTCGGCGACGATGCGCTCCTTGCCCATGTACTTCGCCAGCAGCACCTGGCCCAAGGCGTTGTTCAGCTTGTGCGCGCCGCCGTGGACCAGGTCCTCGCGCTTGAGGTACACCTCGCTGTCGTAGCGCGCCGACAGCTGTTCGGCGCGCTGGAGCGGCGTCGGCCGCCCGCCGAAGTCCCGGAGCCGCCGCCGGAACTCGTCCATGAAGCCGTCCTCGTTGCC
Proteins encoded:
- the trpB gene encoding tryptophan synthase subunit beta produces the protein MSTSKFGEYGGQYVPEALMPAVEELTDAYERYVRGNEDGFMDEFRRRLRDFGGRPTPLQRAEQLSARYDSEVYLKREDLVHGGAHKLNNALGQVLLAKYMGKERIVAETGAGQHGTATAMAAAHLGMPCEVYMGERDINRQRPNVFRMRLNGTEVTPVTAGRGTLKEAINETMRDWATNVEDTHYVIGSIVGPHPFPRMVRDFQSVISEEAREQVRERAGRLPDSVVACAGGGSNTMGVFHEFVGDADVDLYAVEAGGSSLDVDEEAGVAPNSASLSTGDEGVLHGARTKLLQDSDGQVMESHSVSSGLDYAGVGPELAHLVDEGRVTPATVDDDAALEAFHRLSQEEGIIPALETAHAFAFAHEHPDELGDVTVINVSGRGDKDLESVIEESAERDLDAAPDMDAFAGGGL
- a CDS encoding 2-amino-3,7-dideoxy-D-threo-hept-6-ulosonate synthase codes for the protein MTTGTEARLERIGTGGRYVIVPMDHGLTMGAVKGLADIESTIDAVTRGGADAVLTQKGIAPRVHDNKNGQGYVVHLNGSTTIGPDEQDKRLTGTVEEAVRAGADAVSFHINVGSDYEPDQLSQLAEVTAEADRLGMPVLAMAYARGPGVDSTDPESLGHAVRLAEELGADVVKTGYSGDAASFERVVEATRLPVVIAGGSKGTDRETLSMVRGVMDAGGAGVSMGRSIFQHDDPGAIAAAVAAVVHDDASADEALEVSGLAVEA
- the trpA gene encoding tryptophan synthase subunit alpha; translation: MSRIDEAFADGPAFIPYLAVGDPDYESSKAYVEALARGGADVIELGLPFSEPVAEGPTIQGAVTRALDAGMTPDRYFEFVEELDVDVPLVCMTYYNLIYQYTAGDDRREGPRPFVERAAEAGIEGFVVPDLPAEEADPLREACDDHGLDLVFIVAPTTEGDRLDRIMERVSGYVYVQARLGVTGARGDVSGQTDEALARLTEWDVPKAVGFGIKTGEHAERIVAGGADGIIVGSALVDIVAEGHEANRPVDEVAADLEAKARELAEGAAAGYAQRVPEPERT
- a CDS encoding 3-dehydroquinate synthase II — translated: MTRSVWLKADGSVGDWEARRRRITAGLESGVDWVLVDDHDVERVRELGDVNVAAFVTGGDVDVIDDPESEGGATADAYVVGKEGEGDGTVDLPNDFSGSADLSTLRRDDERADGAYVRIFDEDYEAFAEAAAAEADYTIVVGEDWTIIPLENLIARIGSETELIAGVTTAEEAQTAYETLELGADAVLLDSDDPDEIRETVAVRDEAERETLSLESATVLTVERAGSADRVCVDTGSLLDHDEGMLVGSMSRGLVFVHAETAESPYVASRPFRVNAGAVHAYVRTPDGGTKYLSELRSGDEVQVVDTDGNTREAVVGRAKIEQRPMFRVELEADNGDRFETLIQNAETVKVATEDGRTAVTELAEGDRVRVYYEDTARHFGEAVEESIIEK
- the engB gene encoding GTP-binding protein EngB, translated to MFEERPDRDAEVAFVGRSNVGKSTLMREITGHTFDTGRKPGVTRSPNHYDWAPEDFVLTDLPGFGFMSGVSEEQREATKDGIVRYLEDRADNVLVAVLVLDGKSAVDIIDRHSGEDEVPYVIDMYGFLQDLGIPTVIAVNKMDKVDDRDERLDAICDRFGLYPPWQQWQESVAPISAKKGDIDALNEAIRHHLHEAERDDLFKFF
- a CDS encoding SDR family NAD(P)-dependent oxidoreductase — translated: MGDATFDFEDETVIVTGGSSGIGRAIATAFGEAGATVVVADLREEPKDVDADLPTHEAIEDAGGRAEFVETDVSDPDEMRSVVEAAREFGGVDVMVNNAGIFGGGSILETDPDTLDSLLGVNVRGVFVGCQAAAEDMLERDDPGAIVNTASISSNLAQHGQVAYDTSKGAVRMITRGAALELADRGIRVNGVAPGQIATEISEGWTEEAEEGEFLKPVPQGRAGRPTDVAGATLFLASDAAGYTTGELVHVDGGWQVC
- a CDS encoding zinc ribbon domain-containing protein; translated protein: MSRLRSALAVGLSVLFPGLGHAYLRQWVRALLWAALSISASALLMPEPATSGTVIERATATVEAMSRTETFVLLSVTLFAAIDAFVISVRQANYDPDAVHCPNCGNEIDEELDFCHWCTSRIGEPADEAEGPAT
- a CDS encoding type I 3-dehydroquinate dehydratase, with amino-acid sequence MNFDSFVLAAATADLDDEPAAREHADAVEFRMDLADDPLDQLAAYDGVLPLIATNRAEWEGGEAGDAGRLDDLAEAAEHDAVEAVDVELNAIRHGGGSGVVDHAREHDAAAIASMHDFDGTPAADELRDMLADAVDNADVGKLAVTATDPADVLTVLMLTREFSARGETVATMAMGEPGRHSRAVAPVYGSRIGYAPVDPDEATAPGQYDLATLRDLVERLRSKPEA
- a CDS encoding class I SAM-dependent methyltransferase; translated protein: MDDPDHGYRGEQVAFYDRLVGERGDAAFYRDRALAADGPALELACGTGRVYLELLRAGVDADGLDASADALDRLRGKATEAGLDPDVWRADMASFAADRAYGLVYCPFNALQFCRTIAEQEALLRRAHDALASGGEFAFDVFVPGFDVISAEYGEWQSESVEFRGEPHEFRRRTRISDEVAQEIRVEDELYDADGERVFSESRRLKLLPKREVELLVHRSPFAEWSVAGGFDGSPLEDGDDVQVWTLRT
- a CDS encoding TIGR00341 family protein encodes the protein MRLVEVMIPAGKREAVLRELDDEGIDYAVTDETSSREYTAVVTFPLPRNAVEPVLDRLREIGIDDDSYTIIIDARTVVSNRFEKLQERYADEEQSDQRIAREEIRTEASDLMPDLRTYLTLAVVSAVVATAGLLVDSPAVVVGSMVIAPVLGPAMATSVGTVVNDEDLFRQGVKYQVVGFSVAVISATVFAVLVKSLYLVPPGLDVLGLGQVQGRLSPDFLSLAVALGGGIAGAISLSGGVSAALVGVMIAAALIPPVAAVGIGVAWGLPDIVLGAGVLVLVNLFSINLAALAVLRYMGYRPEQWFEADEARSKTLRRLGTLVLALVVLSGFLAGVTVTSFQTATSDRVIRDEVNAVLSEEPYGNATLIDVTIERSGGPVGTQAERVTVTVGRPVDEQQPGLADRIRERVENRTGNDVAVQVQFVSVQNAEGSTRLAERDGLRERPGAALGRTAPA